One part of the Mesorhizobium sp. M4B.F.Ca.ET.058.02.1.1 genome encodes these proteins:
- a CDS encoding SGNH/GDSL hydrolase family protein, with protein sequence MKTILCYGDSLTWGYDAASLGRHALEDRWPSVLKATLGDGVEVIAEGLNGRTTAFDDHLAGADRNGAKVLPTILMSHAPLDLIVIMLGANDMKPWIHGNPVAAKQGMQRLIDIVRGHDYPFGWAAPQILIVAPPAVTRTDNAEFKEMFAGGDEASKRLAPQYSALADEAGCGFFDAGSVAATTPLDGVHLDAENTRNIGKALAPLVRVMLEL encoded by the coding sequence ATGAAGACAATTCTCTGCTATGGCGATTCGCTGACCTGGGGTTATGACGCCGCCAGCCTCGGCCGCCATGCGCTGGAAGACCGCTGGCCGAGCGTGCTCAAGGCAACGCTCGGTGACGGCGTCGAGGTTATCGCCGAAGGCCTGAACGGCCGCACCACCGCTTTCGACGATCATCTCGCCGGCGCCGACCGCAACGGCGCGAAAGTGCTGCCGACGATCCTGATGAGTCACGCGCCGCTCGACCTGATCGTCATCATGCTCGGCGCCAACGACATGAAGCCGTGGATCCACGGCAATCCGGTCGCCGCCAAGCAGGGCATGCAGCGCCTGATCGACATCGTGCGCGGCCACGACTACCCGTTCGGTTGGGCCGCACCCCAGATCCTCATCGTCGCGCCACCCGCCGTCACGCGCACCGACAACGCCGAGTTCAAGGAAATGTTCGCCGGCGGCGACGAAGCCTCGAAGCGGCTGGCGCCGCAATATTCGGCACTTGCCGACGAGGCGGGCTGCGGTTTTTTCGACGCCGGAAGCGTCGCCGCCACTACACCACTCGACGGCGTCCATCTCGATGCCGAAAACACGCGAAACATCGGCAAGGCGCTGGCACCGCTGGTGCGCGTGATGCTGGAACTCTAG
- a CDS encoding pyruvate dehydrogenase complex dihydrolipoamide acetyltransferase gives MPINITMPALSPTMEEGNLAKWLVKEGDKVSPGDVIAEIETDKATMEVEAVDEGTVAKLVVPAGTEGVKVNALIAILAGEGEDAGAAAKGDGGAAPKAEAPKAEAPKAEAPKPAAAVAPAPAKAEPAAVANGHAGGERTFASPLARRIAKDAGVDVANVTGTGPHGRVVKADVEAAIAGGGAKAAPAAKAPAGAPAAAPAAAPKPMSDDQVLKLFAEGSYELVPHDNMRKTIARRLVEAKSTIPHFYLTLDCELDALLALRTQLNAAAPVKKTEKGEVPAYKLSVNDMVIKAMAMALMAVPDANASWTDSAMVKHKHADVGVAVSIPGGLITPIIRHADEKTLSVISNEMKDLASRARSRKLKPEEYQGGTTAVSNLGMFGIKDFAAVINPPHATILAVGAGEQRAVVKNGEITIANVMSVTLSTDHRAVDGALGAELLGAFKRMIENPMGMLV, from the coding sequence ATGCCCATCAACATCACCATGCCGGCGCTCTCGCCAACGATGGAAGAAGGCAATCTCGCCAAGTGGCTGGTCAAGGAAGGCGATAAGGTCTCGCCGGGCGACGTGATCGCCGAGATCGAGACCGACAAGGCGACGATGGAAGTCGAGGCCGTCGATGAAGGCACCGTCGCCAAGCTGGTCGTTCCGGCCGGCACCGAAGGCGTCAAGGTCAATGCGCTGATCGCCATTCTTGCCGGCGAAGGCGAGGATGCCGGCGCCGCGGCGAAGGGCGATGGCGGTGCCGCGCCCAAAGCCGAGGCTCCGAAAGCCGAGGCCCCGAAGGCGGAAGCGCCGAAGCCGGCAGCCGCCGTGGCGCCCGCGCCGGCCAAGGCAGAGCCCGCTGCGGTTGCTAATGGCCACGCTGGCGGCGAGCGCACCTTCGCGTCACCGCTTGCCCGACGCATCGCCAAGGATGCCGGCGTCGATGTGGCTAATGTCACCGGCACGGGCCCGCATGGCCGCGTCGTCAAGGCCGATGTCGAGGCAGCGATTGCCGGCGGCGGCGCGAAAGCAGCGCCAGCCGCCAAGGCGCCTGCCGGTGCTCCGGCGGCAGCTCCGGCGGCAGCGCCGAAGCCAATGTCGGACGACCAGGTGCTGAAGCTGTTCGCCGAAGGCTCCTACGAACTCGTCCCGCACGACAACATGCGCAAGACCATCGCGCGCCGCCTGGTCGAGGCCAAGAGCACCATCCCGCATTTCTACCTGACGCTGGATTGCGAACTCGACGCGCTGCTGGCTCTGCGCACACAGCTCAACGCCGCCGCGCCGGTGAAGAAGACCGAAAAGGGCGAGGTTCCCGCCTACAAGCTCTCGGTCAACGACATGGTGATCAAGGCGATGGCGATGGCGCTGATGGCGGTGCCGGACGCCAATGCCTCGTGGACTGACAGCGCCATGGTCAAGCACAAGCACGCCGATGTCGGCGTCGCGGTCTCGATCCCGGGCGGGCTCATCACGCCGATCATCCGCCATGCCGACGAAAAGACGCTGTCGGTCATCTCCAACGAAATGAAGGATCTGGCCAGCCGCGCCCGCAGCCGCAAGCTGAAGCCGGAGGAATATCAGGGCGGCACCACGGCGGTCTCCAATCTCGGCATGTTCGGCATCAAGGATTTTGCCGCCGTCATCAACCCGCCGCACGCAACGATCCTGGCGGTCGGCGCCGGCGAGCAGCGTGCAGTGGTCAAGAACGGCGAGATCACGATAGCCAACGTCATGTCGGTGACGCTGTCGACCGATCACCGCGCCGTCGACGGCGCGCTCGGCGCCGAACTGCTCGGCGCCTTCAAGCGCATGATCGAAAACCCGATGGGCATGCTGGTGTAA
- a CDS encoding pyruvate dehydrogenase complex E1 component subunit beta, whose product MPIEILMPALSPTMEEGNLSKWLKNEGDKIVAGDVIAEIETDKATMEVEAVDEGTLAKIVVPAGTEGVKVNAVIAVIAVDGEDVDKAGEGIGEEPAKPEAAAPAPVAAKSEAAAPVAAAPRAEVAADPDIPAGTEMVSTTVREALRDAMAEEMRRDGDVFVMGEEVAEYQGAYKITQGLLQEFGPRRVVDTPITEHGFAGVGVGAAMAGLKPIVEFMTFNFAMQAIDQIINSAAKTLYMSGGQMGAPIVFRGPNGAAARVAAQHSQCYAAWYSHVPGLKVVMPYTAADAKGLLKAAIRDPNPVIFLENEILYGQSFDVPKLDDFVLPIGKARIHKPGKDVSIVSFGIGMTYAVKAEAELRGMGIDAEIIDLRSIRPLDFDTIIASVKKTNRLIVVEEGFPQSSVGDHIANQVSQRAFDFLDAPVITIAGKDVPMPYAANLEKLALPNVGEVVEAVKAVTYR is encoded by the coding sequence ATGCCGATCGAAATTCTCATGCCCGCGCTCTCGCCGACGATGGAAGAGGGCAATCTTTCCAAATGGCTGAAGAACGAGGGCGACAAGATCGTCGCCGGTGACGTCATCGCCGAGATCGAGACCGACAAGGCGACGATGGAAGTCGAAGCCGTCGACGAGGGCACGCTCGCCAAGATCGTGGTTCCCGCCGGTACCGAAGGTGTCAAGGTCAACGCCGTTATCGCTGTGATCGCGGTTGACGGCGAGGACGTCGACAAGGCCGGCGAAGGCATCGGCGAGGAGCCTGCCAAGCCTGAGGCGGCAGCACCTGCGCCTGTTGCGGCCAAGAGCGAGGCCGCGGCACCCGTCGCGGCGGCGCCGAGAGCGGAAGTCGCCGCCGATCCGGACATCCCGGCCGGCACCGAGATGGTGTCGACCACGGTGCGCGAGGCGCTGCGTGACGCCATGGCGGAGGAAATGCGCCGCGACGGCGACGTCTTCGTCATGGGCGAGGAGGTCGCCGAGTACCAGGGCGCCTACAAGATCACGCAAGGCCTGCTGCAGGAATTCGGACCGCGCCGCGTCGTCGACACGCCGATCACCGAGCACGGCTTCGCCGGCGTCGGCGTCGGCGCCGCGATGGCTGGCCTGAAGCCGATCGTCGAGTTCATGACCTTCAACTTCGCCATGCAGGCGATTGACCAGATCATCAACTCGGCCGCCAAGACGCTCTATATGTCGGGTGGCCAGATGGGCGCGCCGATCGTCTTCCGTGGGCCGAACGGTGCCGCCGCCCGCGTCGCCGCGCAGCACTCGCAGTGCTATGCCGCCTGGTACAGCCATGTTCCCGGGCTGAAGGTGGTGATGCCGTACACGGCCGCCGACGCCAAGGGCCTACTGAAGGCCGCGATCCGCGATCCGAACCCGGTCATCTTCCTGGAGAACGAGATCCTCTACGGCCAGTCCTTCGACGTGCCGAAACTCGATGATTTCGTGCTGCCGATCGGCAAGGCGCGCATCCACAAGCCGGGCAAGGACGTTAGCATCGTCTCCTTCGGCATCGGCATGACCTATGCGGTGAAGGCCGAGGCTGAACTACGCGGCATGGGCATTGACGCCGAGATCATCGACCTCAGGTCGATCCGTCCGCTCGACTTCGACACCATCATCGCTTCGGTGAAGAAGACCAATCGCCTGATCGTGGTCGAGGAAGGTTTCCCGCAGAGCTCGGTCGGCGACCATATCGCCAACCAGGTGTCGCAGCGCGCCTTCGACTTCCTCGACGCGCCGGTCATCACCATCGCCGGCAAGGACGTGCCGATGCCTTACGCGGCGAACCTCGAAAAGCTGGCGTTGCCCAATGTCGGCGAGGTCGTCGAGGCGGTCAAAGCAGTCACCTATCGCTAG
- the pdhA gene encoding pyruvate dehydrogenase (acetyl-transferring) E1 component subunit alpha, which yields MLLIRRFEEKAGQLYGMGFIGGFCHLYIGQEAVVTGMKMALIEGDQMITAYRDHGHMLAMDLSPRGVMAELTGRRGGLSKGKGGSMHMFSKEKHFYGGHGIVGAQVSLGTGLAFANRYRENKNVSLTYFGDGAANQGQVYESFNMASLWKLPVIFIIENNRYAMGTSVSRSSAETDFSHRGASFKIPGIQVDGMDVRAVKSAADLATEWCRAGNGPLILEMQTYRYRGHSMSDPAKYRSKEEVQKMRSEHDPIEQVRARLLDKKWASEDELKAIDKEVRDIVADAAEFAQNDAEPDPSELWTDIVL from the coding sequence ATGCTGCTCATCCGCCGCTTCGAGGAAAAGGCCGGCCAGCTCTACGGCATGGGCTTCATCGGCGGCTTCTGCCACCTCTATATCGGTCAGGAAGCCGTCGTCACCGGCATGAAGATGGCGCTGATCGAAGGCGACCAGATGATCACCGCCTATCGCGACCACGGCCACATGCTGGCGATGGACCTGTCGCCGCGCGGCGTCATGGCGGAGCTCACCGGGCGCCGGGGCGGGCTGTCCAAAGGCAAGGGCGGCTCCATGCACATGTTCTCCAAGGAGAAGCATTTCTATGGCGGCCACGGCATTGTCGGCGCGCAGGTGTCGCTCGGCACCGGTCTCGCTTTCGCCAACCGCTATCGCGAGAACAAGAACGTGTCGCTGACCTATTTCGGCGACGGCGCCGCCAACCAGGGCCAGGTCTACGAAAGCTTCAACATGGCCTCGCTGTGGAAGCTGCCCGTGATCTTCATCATCGAGAACAACCGCTACGCCATGGGCACCTCGGTGTCGCGCTCCTCGGCCGAGACCGATTTCTCCCATCGCGGCGCATCCTTCAAGATCCCCGGCATCCAGGTCGACGGCATGGACGTGCGCGCCGTCAAGTCCGCCGCCGATCTCGCCACCGAATGGTGCCGCGCCGGCAACGGCCCGCTGATCCTGGAGATGCAGACCTACCGCTATCGCGGCCATTCGATGTCCGATCCGGCGAAGTACCGCTCCAAGGAAGAAGTGCAGAAGATGCGCTCCGAGCATGACCCGATCGAGCAGGTCAGGGCGCGGCTGCTCGACAAGAAATGGGCCAGCGAGGACGAGCTCAAGGCCATCGACAAGGAGGTCCGCGACATCGTCGCCGACGCCGCCGAATTTGCCCAGAACGACGCCGAGCCGGATCCGTCCGAGCTCTGGACCGACATCGTACTGTAA
- a CDS encoding septum formation initiator family protein yields the protein MWTRQHKQRNTGRLIVPSLCVLFLAYFGFHAYHGEFGIYSKYQLQARAVELQAQLDTVKARRVDLERRVQLMHEGTLEKDMLDEQARKALNLSHADEITVMLPVSAK from the coding sequence ATGTGGACACGTCAGCACAAGCAGAGAAACACCGGCCGGCTGATCGTCCCCTCGCTCTGCGTGCTGTTCCTGGCCTATTTCGGCTTCCATGCCTATCACGGCGAGTTCGGCATCTATTCCAAGTACCAGCTCCAAGCCAGGGCGGTCGAACTGCAGGCGCAGCTCGACACCGTCAAGGCGCGCCGGGTCGATCTCGAGCGGCGTGTCCAGCTCATGCACGAGGGCACGCTGGAGAAAGATATGCTTGACGAGCAGGCTCGTAAGGCGCTCAATCTCTCCCACGCCGACGAAATCACCGTCATGTTGCCGGTATCAGCGAAATAA
- the eno gene encoding phosphopyruvate hydratase produces the protein MTAIVDIVGREILDSRGNPTVEVDVVLEDGSMGRAAVPSGASTGAHEAVELRDGGPRYLGKGVQRAVEAVNGELFEAIGGMEAENQIHIDQTMIELDGTPNKSRLGANAILGVSLAVAKAAAEAAGLPLYRYVGGAKAHVLPVPMMNIINGGAHADNPIDFQEFMILPVGAPTLRDGVRWGSEIFHTLRKKLKDAGHNTNVGDEGGFAPNLKSAPSALDFIMESIEKAGFRPGEDVALGLDCAATEFFKDGNYVYEGEKKTRDPKAQAKYLAKLASDYPIITIEDGLAEDDWEGWKILTDLIGKKTQLVGDDLFVTNTARLRDGIHMGVANSILVKVNQIGSLTETLDAVETAHKAGYTAVMSHRSGETEDSTIADLAVATNCGQIKTGSLSRSDRMAKYNQLIRIEEELGKQARYAGKSVVKA, from the coding sequence ATGACCGCCATCGTCGACATAGTCGGGCGTGAAATCCTGGACAGCCGTGGAAATCCGACCGTCGAGGTCGACGTGGTGCTGGAAGACGGCTCGATGGGCCGCGCCGCGGTACCGTCAGGCGCATCGACCGGCGCCCATGAAGCGGTCGAGCTGCGCGACGGCGGACCGCGCTATCTCGGCAAGGGCGTCCAGCGCGCCGTCGAGGCCGTCAACGGCGAGCTGTTCGAGGCGATCGGCGGCATGGAAGCCGAGAACCAGATCCACATCGACCAGACGATGATCGAGCTCGACGGCACGCCGAACAAGAGCCGGCTCGGCGCCAATGCCATCCTCGGCGTGTCGCTGGCGGTCGCCAAGGCCGCGGCCGAAGCGGCCGGCCTGCCGCTCTACCGCTATGTCGGCGGCGCCAAGGCGCACGTGCTGCCTGTGCCGATGATGAACATCATCAATGGCGGCGCGCATGCCGACAATCCAATTGACTTCCAGGAATTCATGATCCTGCCGGTCGGCGCGCCGACGCTGCGCGACGGCGTGCGCTGGGGCTCGGAAATCTTCCACACGCTGCGCAAGAAGCTCAAGGATGCCGGCCACAACACCAATGTCGGCGACGAGGGCGGCTTCGCCCCCAATCTGAAGAGCGCACCCTCAGCGCTCGATTTCATCATGGAATCGATCGAGAAGGCCGGCTTCAGGCCGGGCGAGGACGTTGCGCTCGGCCTCGATTGCGCAGCGACCGAGTTCTTCAAGGACGGCAACTACGTCTATGAGGGCGAGAAGAAGACCCGCGATCCGAAGGCGCAGGCCAAGTACCTGGCCAAGCTCGCATCCGACTATCCGATCATCACCATCGAGGACGGCCTTGCCGAGGACGACTGGGAAGGCTGGAAGATCCTGACCGACCTCATCGGCAAGAAGACGCAGCTTGTCGGCGACGATCTGTTTGTCACCAACACGGCAAGGCTTCGCGACGGCATCCACATGGGCGTCGCCAATTCGATCCTGGTCAAGGTCAACCAGATCGGCTCGCTGACCGAAACGCTCGACGCCGTCGAGACCGCGCACAAGGCCGGCTACACCGCGGTGATGTCACACCGCTCGGGCGAGACCGAGGACTCGACCATCGCCGATCTCGCTGTCGCCACCAATTGCGGACAGATCAAGACCGGCTCGCTGTCGCGCTCCGACCGCATGGCCAAGTACAACCAGCTGATCCGCATCGAGGAAGAGCTGGGCAAGCAGGCACGCTACGCCGGCAAGTCGGTGGTCAAGGCCTGA
- a CDS encoding PRC-barrel domain-containing protein, with translation MTTPSGHTEAIAASRVIGTSVYNTAGDSIGSIEDVMLDKMSNGIMFAVIGFGGFLGMGEKYHAIPWASLDYDENMGGYVVAFTKEQLKAAPAYSIDELTGADGEAARDASFEYYHVKPYWH, from the coding sequence ATGACTACCCCGTCTGGCCACACCGAAGCCATTGCCGCCTCGCGCGTCATCGGCACGTCGGTCTACAATACCGCAGGCGACAGTATCGGCAGCATCGAGGACGTCATGCTGGACAAGATGTCGAACGGCATCATGTTCGCCGTCATCGGCTTCGGAGGTTTCCTCGGCATGGGCGAGAAGTATCACGCCATTCCGTGGGCAAGCCTCGATTATGACGAAAATATGGGCGGCTACGTCGTCGCTTTCACGAAGGAGCAGCTCAAGGCCGCCCCGGCCTATTCGATCGACGAGCTAACCGGCGCCGACGGCGAGGCGGCACGCGATGCGTCATTCGAATACTACCACGTAAAGCCCTACTGGCATTGA
- a CDS encoding dodecin family protein — protein sequence MSVARVTEITSSSKKSFQDAIEKGIARAAKTLKNVEGAWIQDQKIVVADGKIIAYRVNMKVTFILTDS from the coding sequence ATGTCTGTCGCCCGCGTCACCGAAATCACATCGTCGTCCAAGAAGAGCTTTCAGGACGCCATCGAGAAGGGCATTGCCCGCGCCGCAAAAACTTTGAAGAACGTCGAGGGCGCCTGGATCCAGGACCAGAAGATCGTCGTCGCGGATGGCAAGATCATCGCCTATCGCGTCAACATGAAAGTGACGTTCATCCTCACCGACAGCTAA
- the kdsA gene encoding 3-deoxy-8-phosphooctulonate synthase produces the protein MNKPLAPNPSVTVGNVVFSNAAPLSLIAGPCQLESRQHAFDMAGALKELTGKLGIGLVYKTSYDKANRTSLSGARGAGLDAALPVFDDLRMEFALPILTDVHTDEQCALVAPHVDILQIPAFLSRQTDLLIAAALTGKVVNVKKGQFLAPWDMKNVVAKVTGSGNANVLVTERGASFGYNTLVSDMRALPVMAEIGAPVIFDATHSVQQPGGQGGSTGGERRFVETLSRAAVAVGVAGVFIETHQDPDNAPSDGPNMVPLKDLRALLERLMAFDRVAKGR, from the coding sequence ATGAACAAACCCCTGGCGCCCAATCCGTCCGTGACCGTCGGCAACGTCGTCTTCTCGAACGCCGCGCCGCTGTCGCTGATCGCCGGGCCATGCCAGCTGGAATCGCGCCAGCATGCCTTCGACATGGCCGGCGCGCTGAAGGAACTCACCGGAAAGCTCGGCATCGGGCTCGTCTACAAGACCAGCTATGACAAGGCCAACCGCACCTCCTTGAGCGGGGCGCGCGGCGCCGGGCTGGATGCGGCGCTGCCGGTGTTCGACGATTTGCGCATGGAATTCGCGCTGCCGATCCTGACCGACGTCCACACCGACGAGCAGTGCGCATTGGTCGCCCCGCATGTCGACATCCTGCAGATACCGGCCTTTCTCAGCCGCCAGACCGACCTTTTGATCGCCGCGGCGCTGACCGGCAAGGTCGTGAATGTGAAGAAGGGGCAGTTCCTGGCGCCGTGGGACATGAAGAATGTCGTCGCCAAGGTCACCGGGTCCGGCAATGCCAATGTGCTGGTGACCGAGCGCGGCGCCTCCTTCGGCTACAACACGCTGGTCTCCGACATGCGCGCGCTGCCGGTCATGGCCGAGATCGGAGCGCCGGTGATTTTCGACGCCACGCATTCGGTGCAGCAGCCAGGCGGGCAGGGCGGCTCGACCGGCGGCGAGCGCCGCTTCGTCGAGACGCTCTCGCGCGCGGCGGTGGCGGTCGGGGTTGCCGGCGTGTTCATCGAGACGCACCAGGATCCCGACAATGCTCCCTCCGACGGCCCTAACATGGTGCCGTTGAAGGACCTTCGGGCATTGCTCGAAAGGCTGATGGCGTTCGACCGCGTAGCCAAGGGGCGCTGA
- a CDS encoding VOC family protein — MIKTTQAHPLDHLVLPTARLDAARVRLGSLGFVVAPTGIHPFGTENCCVFFADGTYLEPLAVGDDLETDRAIGEGNVFVARDRLYRQNLGDEGFSAVVLGTGDADADHVRYVGAGMSAGELLSFSRGFTDASGKSDLASFKLAFCASKDADDAFLFACERINAPKIDRTALQAHANGVTGIVEVIAVSDRPSGQIGLLTTAAGKQSSEGDAIELPNATLTVLEPGTFASRCNVPIEASPHLRFAAIVFSVRSSAIAARLLAANAIAHHMSGNDIIVRPAPGQGAAFIFRETK, encoded by the coding sequence ATGATCAAAACGACGCAGGCTCATCCGCTCGACCATCTGGTGCTGCCGACAGCGCGCCTGGATGCCGCGCGGGTGCGGCTGGGTTCACTCGGTTTTGTCGTGGCGCCGACCGGCATCCACCCGTTTGGCACCGAAAACTGCTGTGTCTTTTTCGCCGACGGCACCTACCTGGAGCCGCTGGCGGTTGGCGACGACCTGGAGACGGACCGGGCGATAGGCGAAGGCAATGTGTTCGTCGCGCGCGATCGTCTCTACCGGCAGAACCTCGGTGACGAAGGCTTTTCCGCTGTCGTGCTCGGAACCGGCGATGCCGACGCCGACCATGTTCGTTATGTCGGAGCCGGGATGTCGGCGGGGGAGTTGCTGAGTTTCTCCCGTGGTTTCACCGATGCGAGCGGCAAGAGCGATTTGGCGTCCTTCAAGCTGGCCTTCTGCGCCAGCAAGGATGCCGATGACGCTTTCCTTTTCGCTTGTGAGCGCATCAATGCACCGAAGATCGACCGCACTGCATTGCAGGCGCATGCCAACGGCGTAACAGGCATCGTCGAAGTCATCGCTGTGAGCGACAGGCCTTCTGGTCAGATCGGGCTGCTCACGACGGCTGCCGGCAAGCAAAGTTCGGAAGGTGATGCGATAGAGTTGCCGAACGCAACCCTGACCGTCCTGGAGCCCGGGACCTTTGCCTCGCGCTGCAACGTTCCGATAGAAGCGTCGCCGCATCTGCGCTTTGCCGCCATCGTTTTCTCGGTCCGCAGCAGCGCCATCGCCGCGCGCCTGCTTGCGGCCAACGCCATCGCACATCACATGAGCGGCAATGATATTATCGTCAGGCCAGCGCCCGGGCAGGGCGCCGCCTTCATCTTCCGGGAGACAAAATGA
- a CDS encoding glycosyltransferase yields MDEAGAAQTILTTFIPGSPREVQLSPRMRLKCAGFWLPEFAAGPLLCFTWFLAALPELLRARGRYDVVHIHFNHSVWCRAMAILVSRLKIPLVVSMNTQLWSGLQHALRLKGKTYDVTRWLERYALMSADRVVALTERYGREAVAETGLDRRVAVIADAVDAEAFGRPIDPDALQAFRSEHGIPEGRLVVSFIGRISPEKGWQDLPALAKRLAEKGVFLLICGDGPDRRKLEAALAAISRPDCFAITGFVSPTEVKKALQISEVLVLPSRREVLGSVLLEAMATGLPAVAYAVGGVADVAGNPPALALVRDGQRDDLIARTIELLDENPLRSTLIERGRQRVGDFAVHSAVALNLELYASILSGSGIGSRNRGDVLAFQEDGGSPDGA; encoded by the coding sequence ATGGACGAGGCCGGCGCCGCCCAGACCATTCTGACCACGTTCATTCCCGGAAGCCCGAGAGAGGTTCAGCTTTCGCCGAGGATGCGCCTCAAATGCGCAGGCTTCTGGCTGCCGGAGTTCGCCGCCGGCCCGCTGCTCTGCTTCACCTGGTTCCTGGCCGCATTGCCGGAGCTGCTTCGAGCACGCGGCCGCTATGATGTCGTCCATATCCACTTCAACCACTCGGTCTGGTGCCGGGCCATGGCCATTCTGGTCTCCAGGCTGAAGATACCTCTCGTCGTATCGATGAACACGCAGCTCTGGTCCGGGCTCCAGCATGCACTGCGGCTCAAGGGGAAGACGTATGATGTCACCCGCTGGCTGGAACGCTATGCTTTGATGTCGGCCGACCGTGTTGTCGCACTCACCGAGCGTTACGGTAGGGAAGCCGTAGCGGAAACCGGGCTGGATCGCCGCGTGGCGGTGATCGCTGACGCTGTCGACGCCGAAGCGTTCGGCCGTCCGATCGACCCGGACGCGCTTCAAGCCTTTCGCTCCGAGCATGGCATCCCCGAGGGGCGGCTTGTGGTTAGCTTCATCGGCCGCATCAGCCCGGAAAAGGGTTGGCAGGATTTGCCGGCCCTGGCCAAGCGCCTGGCCGAAAAGGGCGTGTTTTTGTTGATTTGCGGCGATGGCCCCGACCGGCGCAAACTGGAAGCGGCGCTTGCCGCCATTTCGCGCCCGGACTGTTTCGCTATCACCGGTTTTGTTTCCCCGACGGAGGTGAAAAAGGCTCTGCAGATTTCCGAAGTCCTGGTTCTGCCGTCGCGGCGCGAGGTCCTGGGCAGCGTGTTGCTCGAGGCGATGGCCACCGGCCTGCCGGCAGTCGCCTATGCCGTTGGTGGCGTCGCCGATGTCGCCGGCAATCCGCCGGCATTGGCATTGGTGCGGGACGGCCAGCGTGACGATTTGATCGCCCGCACGATCGAGCTTCTGGACGAGAATCCACTGCGAAGCACCCTGATCGAGCGCGGGCGCCAACGGGTCGGGGATTTCGCGGTGCATTCGGCGGTTGCCCTCAACCTCGAGCTTTATGCCTCGATCCTGTCGGGATCCGGCATCGGCTCGCGAAACCGGGGCGACGTCCTGGCCTTTCAGGAGGACGGCGGTTCGCCGGATGGCGCTTGA